A portion of the Candidatus Nitrosotenuis aquarius genome contains these proteins:
- the folP gene encoding dihydropteroate synthase — protein sequence MNKLGPIPVGGQNPVRIMGILNTSPESFYRKSIKHGRAIRETVKQMENDGADFVDVGGMSTAPYLSTLVSEKEETKRILDAIKHIQNASNLPISIDTCRSSVANIALEHGADIINDISGLKYDKNMISVIEKHRPSLVLCAYGQSSIKDPIAQVRHLLKQSITIANNISKNNIVIDPAIGFFRKTGKNPFFSKIKTDWATRDLNVLQNLSSLNLGLPVLVSVSNKSFIGKILNKDPQDRLHGSVAAEAISVLNGSDIIRTHNVSQTKDAILVAQKLSKQIRKGL from the coding sequence GTGAACAAGCTAGGTCCAATACCAGTTGGCGGGCAAAACCCCGTTCGAATAATGGGAATACTAAACACCAGTCCTGAATCATTTTACAGAAAATCAATCAAGCATGGGAGAGCGATTCGGGAAACCGTCAAGCAAATGGAAAATGATGGCGCTGATTTTGTCGATGTTGGAGGAATGTCTACTGCGCCATATCTCTCAACACTGGTATCAGAAAAAGAGGAAACAAAACGAATACTGGATGCGATAAAACACATCCAAAATGCATCAAATCTCCCAATCTCAATTGATACGTGCAGATCTTCTGTGGCAAATATTGCACTGGAGCATGGTGCAGACATCATAAACGACATTTCCGGCCTAAAATACGACAAAAACATGATATCTGTAATAGAGAAACACCGCCCATCACTTGTCTTGTGTGCATATGGACAGTCTTCAATTAAAGACCCAATAGCACAAGTCAGGCATTTGCTAAAGCAGAGCATTACCATTGCAAACAACATCTCCAAAAACAATATTGTAATAGATCCCGCAATCGGTTTTTTCAGAAAGACGGGCAAAAACCCATTTTTTTCAAAAATAAAAACAGACTGGGCAACCAGAGATCTGAATGTTTTGCAGAATCTGTCTTCTCTTAATCTGGGCTTGCCTGTTTTGGTCTCTGTTTCAAACAAGTCATTTATTGGCAAAATTCTCAACAAAGATCCGCAAGACCGATTACACGGATCTGTTGCTGCAGAGGCAATCTCAGTTCTCAATGGATCTGACATAATACGTACCCACAATGTATCGCAAACAAAGGACGCAATTTTGGTGGCGCAAAAATTATCAAAACAAATCAGGAAAGGCTTATAA
- the guaB gene encoding IMP dehydrogenase produces the protein MEIKEGLTFDDVLLVPKYSNITTRSQTDLRTKLSKNISLNIPLISANMDTVTESAMAIAMAREGGIGIIHRFLTVEEEVEEVLKVKRSASVMIENPYTISPDQSTRDAISYMQEKGVSGLLVVKDSKLAGILTHRDVMFESESNKLVRDIMTKDVITAKPGINLVEAKEILRQHRIEKLPLVDDSGQVRGLVTSKDITHNENYPNASKDKKGRPLVGAAVGVKGDFMERTEALLEADADVIVVDIAHGHSENAITTIKNIKKAFPNCELIAGNVATAHGAEDLIKAGVDAVKVGVGSGSICITRVITGSGVPQLTAVYDCAQVGKKYDIPIISDGGTRTSGDLTKALAAGASTVMVGSLFGGTDESPGSFVMKNGKRYKIYRGMASFYAALGRKSKETGNVAINDDLNDYVAEGVEAMVPYKGTVTDIIKQLSGGVRSGLSYCGAHTIPQMQQNAEFIKMSRAGFAESQPHDVDLM, from the coding sequence TTGGAAATTAAAGAAGGATTAACTTTTGATGATGTTCTTCTTGTGCCAAAATATTCAAACATCACGACCAGATCGCAAACAGATCTGAGAACAAAGTTATCCAAGAACATCTCACTTAACATTCCTCTAATTAGCGCAAACATGGATACCGTAACAGAGTCTGCCATGGCAATTGCTATGGCAAGAGAGGGAGGAATTGGAATAATCCACCGATTCCTAACCGTTGAAGAAGAAGTAGAAGAAGTGCTCAAGGTAAAGCGATCTGCAAGCGTAATGATAGAAAACCCATACACAATATCTCCTGATCAATCGACCAGAGATGCTATCTCTTACATGCAGGAAAAAGGAGTTTCTGGATTACTGGTGGTAAAAGACTCTAAACTGGCAGGGATTTTGACGCACAGGGATGTAATGTTCGAGTCGGAATCAAACAAGCTAGTCCGAGATATCATGACAAAGGATGTCATTACAGCAAAACCCGGAATTAATCTAGTTGAGGCAAAGGAAATCCTGCGTCAGCACAGAATAGAAAAACTTCCTCTAGTCGATGATTCAGGCCAAGTCAGAGGTCTGGTCACAAGCAAGGACATAACTCACAATGAAAACTATCCAAATGCGTCCAAGGACAAAAAGGGCAGGCCGCTTGTCGGCGCAGCAGTAGGCGTCAAAGGCGACTTTATGGAGCGAACCGAGGCATTACTGGAAGCAGATGCCGATGTTATTGTAGTAGATATTGCACACGGCCACAGCGAAAACGCAATTACCACGATCAAAAATATCAAAAAGGCATTTCCAAACTGCGAGCTAATCGCAGGAAATGTAGCTACTGCACATGGCGCAGAAGATTTGATAAAGGCAGGAGTCGATGCAGTAAAGGTTGGCGTCGGCTCTGGCTCTATTTGCATTACTCGTGTGATTACCGGTTCTGGCGTTCCGCAGCTAACTGCAGTGTATGACTGCGCTCAGGTCGGCAAAAAATATGACATTCCAATAATTTCCGACGGTGGCACTAGGACCTCAGGCGATCTCACAAAAGCACTTGCAGCCGGCGCATCAACTGTGATGGTTGGAAGCCTCTTTGGCGGAACCGACGAAAGTCCTGGTTCTTTTGTAATGAAAAATGGCAAGCGCTACAAGATCTATAGGGGCATGGCATCATTTTATGCAGCACTTGGAAGAAAATCAAAGGAAACAGGAAATGTAGCAATCAATGATGACCTCAATGATTATGTGGCAGAGGGAGTAGAGGCAATGGTTCCATACAAGGGCACAGTGACTGACATCATAAAGCAGCTAAGTGGTGGCGTGCGTTCTGGCCTGAGTTATTGCGGAGCACACACCATACCGCAAATGCAGCAAAATGCAGAATTTATCAAAATGTCGCGAGCAGGATTTGCCGAAAGCCAACCACATGACGTGGATTTGATGTAA
- the pheA gene encoding prephenate dehydratase — protein MPKISFQGERGAYSEDAAVTFFADSETIPCHTFAETIESTENEKTQYSVLPVENSLEGSVGESYDLLLSTNLSVVGEIYYRVRHCLIGFDRLENIDTVYSHPQALGQCRKFIQKYRLTPIPAYDTAGSVKIIKELDKKNIACIASKRASDIHGVPTILEGIEDNTNNYTRFLVLSKTKVQDGDKTSIIFSVKHEAGALFNILKEFNDYKINLTKIESRPNKSTPWEYNFYVDFDGNQNDQKITELLQKINKQCIFLKILGSYKKAKLP, from the coding sequence ATGCCAAAGATATCGTTCCAGGGAGAACGAGGTGCTTATAGCGAGGATGCGGCCGTGACGTTTTTTGCAGACTCTGAAACCATTCCATGTCACACATTTGCAGAAACAATAGAATCAACTGAAAACGAAAAGACCCAATATTCCGTTCTGCCGGTAGAAAATTCACTTGAAGGAAGCGTAGGTGAGAGCTATGACTTGCTGCTGTCAACCAATTTGTCAGTGGTGGGAGAGATTTACTACAGGGTAAGGCACTGTCTAATAGGATTTGACAGGCTGGAAAACATCGACACGGTTTATTCGCATCCTCAGGCATTGGGACAGTGCAGAAAATTCATTCAAAAATACAGGCTTACTCCAATTCCAGCATATGACACTGCGGGAAGTGTCAAGATAATAAAAGAACTAGACAAAAAAAATATCGCGTGCATTGCAAGTAAGCGTGCATCCGACATACACGGCGTGCCCACAATACTAGAAGGAATCGAAGACAATACAAACAACTATACTAGATTCTTGGTATTATCCAAAACCAAAGTCCAAGACGGCGACAAGACATCAATAATATTTTCAGTAAAGCACGAAGCTGGGGCACTCTTTAACATACTAAAGGAATTCAATGACTACAAGATCAACCTAACAAAGATAGAGTCAAGGCCCAACAAGAGCACCCCTTGGGAATACAACTTTTACGTGGATTTCGATGGAAACCAAAATGACCAGAAAATAACAGAGCTGCTACAGAAAATAAACAAACAGTGCATATTCCTCAAAATATTAGGCTCTTACAAAAAGGCAAAACTGCCCTAG
- a CDS encoding exosome complex RNA-binding protein Csl4: MTDFVMPGDKLGLIEEIEGGPNTFDDGETIRASSAGMVDLDKKARLVQVRNGKQLSIPKKGDIVIGTVAMMLPSMIAVAIRYLNGKPNSSGVECICQNPDRKRIIARMNDVVALKVETHLNGAIHATIDEPELGVLFTKCNVCAGNVVPLRDRVKCPNCGYMEDRKISTNYEKADFVKLRE, translated from the coding sequence ATGACGGATTTTGTTATGCCTGGCGACAAGCTGGGATTAATTGAGGAAATAGAAGGTGGACCCAACACATTTGATGATGGGGAGACAATACGAGCTTCATCTGCAGGAATGGTTGATTTGGACAAAAAGGCAAGACTAGTCCAGGTAAGAAACGGCAAGCAGCTATCCATTCCAAAAAAAGGCGACATTGTCATTGGTACAGTAGCCATGATGCTTCCATCAATGATTGCAGTTGCGATTCGTTATCTTAATGGTAAACCAAACTCGTCTGGCGTTGAATGCATTTGCCAAAACCCGGACAGAAAAAGAATCATTGCAAGAATGAACGATGTGGTAGCACTAAAGGTAGAGACACATCTCAACGGCGCAATTCATGCCACAATTGACGAGCCAGAACTAGGAGTATTGTTTACAAAATGTAATGTTTGTGCAGGCAATGTTGTGCCGCTTCGAGACAGAGTAAAGTGCCCCAATTGTGGATACATGGAAGATCGAAAGATATCTACCAACTATGAAAAGGCAGACTTTGTAAAGTTACGAGAATAA
- the dph2 gene encoding diphthamide biosynthesis enzyme Dph2 has translation MIVIDEKTIFQIIEERKPVSVALNGPDGMLPRVQETATNIMNRFGIPAYVLADTTWGTCDLNSNGAKVLGAEILFNIGHTINMPSLEKNVFMIDAFDDVSFDGVAAKCAEMLRGKTISLVTDSQHLNQVDSVRTILENNGVTVRIGKGKGQLNDGQVFGCEFYPAMEVRDQVDANVFMGQSNFHASGLALSTNKPTYVLDPYFNEVRDVTEFAQMLQRKATLSIYKAAEATTFGIIVGLKEGQISKTFALKFKRELEKEGKVVQLFALTDITNERLRNLKGIDAFIQVACPRISTDNQFDKPVLSTPQANALLKILRHENIDDYLQIPHWL, from the coding sequence ATGATAGTAATAGACGAAAAGACAATTTTTCAAATAATAGAAGAGCGCAAGCCGGTTTCTGTTGCGCTAAACGGTCCAGACGGAATGTTGCCAAGAGTTCAGGAAACTGCAACAAACATCATGAATCGATTTGGAATTCCTGCATATGTATTGGCAGACACCACATGGGGAACATGTGATCTGAATTCAAATGGCGCCAAGGTCCTAGGTGCAGAAATTCTTTTCAATATTGGTCACACAATAAACATGCCAAGTCTTGAAAAAAATGTCTTTATGATTGACGCCTTTGACGATGTTTCTTTTGATGGCGTGGCTGCAAAATGTGCAGAAATGCTAAGAGGAAAAACAATATCACTGGTAACCGACAGTCAGCACCTAAATCAGGTAGATTCAGTCAGGACGATTCTTGAAAACAATGGAGTCACAGTCAGAATAGGAAAAGGGAAAGGCCAGTTAAACGATGGCCAGGTCTTTGGTTGCGAGTTTTATCCGGCAATGGAAGTAAGAGATCAAGTAGATGCAAACGTGTTCATGGGTCAAAGCAATTTTCATGCATCGGGTCTTGCGCTGTCCACAAACAAGCCCACATATGTCTTGGACCCATATTTCAATGAGGTGAGAGATGTTACGGAATTTGCTCAAATGTTGCAGAGAAAAGCAACTCTTTCAATATACAAGGCAGCTGAAGCCACAACATTTGGAATCATTGTAGGGCTAAAGGAAGGCCAGATTTCCAAAACCTTTGCACTAAAATTCAAGCGCGAGCTAGAAAAAGAAGGAAAGGTTGTGCAGCTCTTTGCCCTAACTGACATTACAAACGAAAGACTGCGCAACCTAAAGGGAATAGATGCTTTCATCCAAGTTGCATGCCCCAGAATTTCAACTGACAATCAGTTTGACAAGCCTGTTTTGTCAACTCCCCAAGCAAACGCGTTGCTCAAAATACTGCGACATGAAAACATTGATGATTATTTGCAGATTCCGCACTGGCTTTGA
- a CDS encoding TiaS agmantine-binding domain-containing protein produces the protein MKNTTLNIGFDDTDSPKGMCTTYLAYKLVNSLKQDNVKFLDYPRLIRFNPNIPWKTRGNGAVSLKVETKNPEKVKSKVIKFVTKFSDLKNGANPGVVFYENNSIPQEFTELSKKALWSLISRSQIKKFISKHNLESFHIGNGQGLVGALGAIGYQFDDHTFELLSYRKKSQFGKKRNIVPSSVKQMQEKTYPKTFNSFDTKKEKIIFAPHGPDPVFFGIRGEDVDSLFDASKMIQTKEKPVGHLIFKSNQGTGDHLQNELEIDSIKPYSSGVIVGVVCGEPTIEQGGHIKFVISKNGSELTCFVYKPTGITNDAAQLIKGDQIRVGGGIRRSSAKHGRVLNVEFFEVLKLQKKTILTNPTCFKCNKKMKSKGRNQGFECKRCGKNATKKITLVLPRKIKNQLYIPQSSAHRHLTRPRQRIHVTNKNTKFVNSSKWISNYN, from the coding sequence GTGAAAAACACAACACTCAACATTGGATTTGATGACACAGACTCACCAAAAGGAATGTGCACAACTTATCTTGCATACAAGCTAGTCAATTCACTAAAGCAAGACAATGTAAAATTTCTGGACTATCCAAGACTAATCAGGTTCAATCCCAACATTCCGTGGAAAACCCGTGGCAACGGAGCAGTCTCACTCAAAGTAGAAACTAAAAACCCTGAAAAAGTAAAAAGCAAGGTAATCAAATTTGTAACAAAATTCTCTGATCTAAAAAATGGCGCAAACCCAGGAGTTGTATTTTATGAGAACAATTCCATTCCGCAAGAATTCACAGAACTGAGCAAAAAGGCACTATGGAGTCTAATTAGCAGAAGTCAGATAAAAAAATTCATCTCAAAGCATAATTTAGAATCATTTCACATTGGTAACGGCCAAGGACTGGTTGGTGCACTGGGTGCAATCGGTTACCAGTTTGACGACCATACATTTGAGCTTCTCAGCTATAGGAAAAAATCTCAATTTGGAAAAAAACGCAACATTGTACCATCAAGCGTCAAACAAATGCAGGAAAAAACATACCCCAAAACATTCAACAGCTTTGATACAAAAAAGGAGAAAATTATCTTTGCACCACATGGCCCGGATCCAGTTTTCTTTGGGATACGGGGAGAAGATGTTGATTCACTGTTTGATGCATCAAAGATGATTCAAACAAAAGAAAAGCCAGTAGGTCATCTCATTTTCAAATCAAATCAGGGGACAGGTGATCACCTCCAAAACGAGCTAGAAATTGATTCAATCAAACCCTATTCTTCCGGGGTTATAGTGGGAGTAGTCTGTGGCGAGCCGACAATTGAGCAGGGCGGACACATCAAGTTTGTCATATCAAAAAACGGTTCCGAGCTGACCTGTTTTGTGTACAAGCCAACCGGCATAACCAATGATGCGGCCCAATTAATCAAAGGTGATCAGATCCGAGTAGGGGGTGGAATACGAAGGTCGTCTGCAAAACATGGAAGAGTGCTCAACGTAGAGTTCTTTGAAGTATTAAAACTGCAAAAAAAGACAATACTGACAAATCCAACATGTTTCAAATGCAACAAAAAGATGAAGTCAAAGGGCCGCAATCAGGGATTTGAATGCAAAAGATGTGGCAAAAATGCAACAAAAAAAATAACTCTAGTGTTGCCAAGAAAGATCAAAAATCAACTATACATTCCACAATCCTCAGCACACAGACACCTGACCAGACCACGGCAACGAATCCATGTCACAAACAAGAATACGAAATTTGTAAATTCCTCAAAATGGATTTCAAATTATAATTAA
- a CDS encoding PQQ-dependent sugar dehydrogenase — protein sequence MNKKLRIAGILAALAASAIILTSPSQSPPLPPPTPSQDQSIKTLATDLKKPWAMAFSGDRIFLTEKEGDIRVIQSDALLSEPLASIRAAKIHGGGLLGITTHPDFENNHFLYIYYTYLENEQLWNKVLRITESDNKIKDVTTIIDKIPGSQFYNGGVIKFGPDGKLYVATGLSEEFSHESQNPSSLEGKVLRLNDDGTIPDDNPFANSPVLSFGHRDIQGMTWDQQGNMFVTELGPTKSDEINLIRPGHNYGWPEQECGGNEKFTDPIMCYDPSIEPGGIIFYSGDQLDYKNKLIMATLRGSNLYAMNFEETGIDSQKSILSGLGRIRDVMQGPDGYLYVITSNTDGKGFPAKSDDKLLRILK from the coding sequence GTGAACAAAAAACTGCGAATCGCAGGGATTCTGGCGGCACTTGCGGCATCTGCAATAATTCTGACATCCCCATCACAATCTCCACCGTTGCCTCCACCAACACCGTCTCAAGACCAGTCAATCAAGACGCTTGCAACAGACCTCAAAAAGCCATGGGCAATGGCATTTTCTGGTGATCGGATTTTTCTTACAGAAAAAGAAGGCGATATCAGAGTAATTCAGTCTGATGCGTTATTATCAGAACCGTTGGCCTCTATTCGAGCAGCCAAGATACATGGAGGAGGACTGCTTGGCATAACAACACATCCAGATTTTGAGAACAATCACTTTTTGTACATTTACTATACTTATTTGGAAAATGAACAGCTCTGGAACAAGGTTTTACGAATCACAGAATCTGACAACAAGATCAAAGATGTAACAACTATAATAGACAAAATTCCCGGCTCGCAATTTTACAATGGTGGAGTAATAAAGTTCGGCCCTGATGGAAAATTATATGTCGCAACAGGACTCTCAGAGGAATTCTCGCATGAATCCCAAAATCCTTCCTCGCTTGAAGGCAAAGTTCTCAGGCTAAACGATGACGGCACAATCCCTGATGATAACCCATTTGCCAATTCTCCAGTATTGTCGTTTGGCCACCGCGACATTCAGGGCATGACATGGGATCAGCAAGGCAACATGTTTGTAACAGAGCTGGGACCGACAAAAAGCGACGAAATCAACCTGATCAGGCCTGGCCACAATTATGGATGGCCAGAACAAGAATGCGGCGGAAACGAGAAATTCACTGACCCAATAATGTGCTATGATCCAAGCATAGAGCCTGGCGGAATCATATTTTACAGCGGAGACCAATTAGACTACAAAAACAAACTAATCATGGCCACACTGCGAGGCTCTAATCTTTATGCCATGAATTTTGAAGAAACTGGCATAGACTCACAAAAAAGCATATTGAGTGGGCTGGGTAGAATAAGAGATGTCATGCAAGGACCGGATGGCTATCTTTACGTTATTACCTCAAACACGGACGGAAAGGGATTTCCCGCCAAATCCGACGACAAATTATTGAGAATTCTGAAATAA
- a CDS encoding hydroxymethylglutaryl-CoA reductase, degradative, with protein MASKFFEKSRKERIDEVSKFANLTPEERQILEGAGGIGFDQADKMVENAIGTFSFPLGIATNFVINNKEYLVPMVIEEPSVIAAASKAAKIAKIHGGFRMQNEESYSIGQIQIINVNIKEAIPKILSHTKEILDLANTKSNTLSKMGKGAKQVSCKEITTPSGPMLIVELLIDVGDAMGANVTNTMCEGVAPLVEQITGGKALLRILSNYSTRRLVSGTATFDKEELGGEQTVDNIILAYQFADNDEYRAVTHNKGIMNGIIAAANATGQDTRAIEAAAHAYAAKSGKYRSLTQWNKDKDGNLVGKIELPMSVGVVGGIINVHPMAKVCAKILQIKSASELACVIAAVGLAQNFSAIRALASEGIQKGHMKLHARNIAAAAGATPDQIDAIAAKMVQEGKISINRARELVGS; from the coding sequence TTGGCATCAAAATTTTTTGAAAAAAGCAGGAAAGAACGCATAGACGAGGTATCCAAATTTGCAAATCTTACTCCAGAAGAAAGACAAATTCTTGAAGGAGCAGGCGGAATTGGCTTTGATCAGGCAGACAAAATGGTGGAAAACGCAATTGGAACGTTCTCGTTTCCGCTTGGCATTGCAACAAACTTTGTCATAAACAACAAGGAATACCTTGTACCTATGGTGATCGAGGAGCCATCTGTAATAGCCGCTGCATCAAAGGCAGCTAAAATAGCAAAAATCCATGGCGGCTTTAGGATGCAAAATGAGGAATCTTACAGTATAGGCCAAATCCAAATAATCAATGTAAACATCAAGGAAGCAATACCAAAGATTTTGTCGCATACAAAAGAAATACTAGACTTGGCAAACACAAAAAGCAATACCCTGTCCAAAATGGGCAAGGGAGCAAAGCAAGTCTCTTGCAAGGAAATAACGACACCATCAGGCCCGATGCTAATAGTTGAACTATTGATCGATGTTGGCGATGCAATGGGCGCAAATGTAACAAATACAATGTGCGAAGGCGTAGCGCCACTAGTTGAGCAAATAACTGGCGGAAAAGCACTATTGCGAATCCTATCCAATTATTCCACAAGACGACTGGTCAGTGGTACTGCTACATTTGACAAAGAGGAACTTGGTGGTGAGCAAACAGTCGACAATATTATTCTGGCGTATCAGTTTGCAGACAATGACGAATACAGGGCAGTAACACACAACAAGGGAATAATGAATGGAATAATTGCAGCTGCGAATGCAACCGGCCAAGATACGCGTGCAATAGAGGCAGCCGCCCATGCCTATGCAGCAAAATCCGGTAAATATCGATCGCTTACACAATGGAACAAAGACAAGGATGGCAACTTGGTTGGCAAAATAGAACTGCCAATGTCAGTCGGTGTTGTGGGGGGAATAATCAACGTCCACCCAATGGCCAAAGTCTGCGCAAAAATCCTGCAAATCAAATCTGCAAGCGAGCTTGCATGCGTTATAGCGGCCGTGGGCCTTGCACAGAACTTTAGTGCAATTAGGGCGCTTGCCTCGGAAGGAATCCAAAAGGGGCACATGAAATTACACGCACGAAACATCGCGGCAGCTGCTGGCGCAACACCTGATCAAATTGATGCAATAGCGGCAAAAATGGTCCAAGAAGGCAAAATCTCAATTAATCGTGCCAGAGAACTGGTAGGCAGCTAA
- the hisG gene encoding ATP phosphoribosyltransferase, giving the protein MAGVKFAIPKGSLEEAVFALMEKSWTKVSRKSRTYIVKLDDPQITVKMLRPQEIPTFVSDGLYDVGITGKDWISETKSDVEALLDLEIGKIRLVIAIPDNYKFKSIDEMIASYAKQKKILRISSEYLTTASKYLKQQKSYKKFYGNKDPQIVTPWMRIGNNKNVQIHLSFGATEAKPPDAVDAIMDVTETGTTLEQNQLKITETVMESSAHLIANKNALQDKTKREKIYDILTVMRGAVQGRKYLHIYLNVEEKNLPKLLSSLPSLKRPTVSPLSQKGWYGINTVIPKSEFHKMIPKLRKIAQGLVVHEPRQILELEEIKRDEEN; this is encoded by the coding sequence ATGGCCGGCGTAAAATTTGCTATTCCAAAGGGAAGCCTAGAGGAAGCTGTATTTGCCCTGATGGAAAAGTCCTGGACCAAGGTCTCTAGAAAAAGCCGCACCTACATAGTCAAACTAGACGATCCGCAAATCACAGTCAAAATGCTCAGGCCGCAGGAGATACCTACCTTTGTCTCAGACGGACTGTACGATGTAGGTATTACAGGAAAGGACTGGATTTCAGAGACCAAGTCTGATGTGGAAGCCCTTTTGGATTTAGAGATTGGCAAAATAAGACTAGTCATTGCAATTCCAGATAACTACAAGTTCAAATCAATTGATGAAATGATTGCATCATATGCAAAACAAAAAAAGATCCTACGAATATCCTCTGAATACCTGACTACTGCATCAAAGTACCTAAAGCAGCAAAAATCATACAAAAAATTCTACGGAAACAAGGACCCGCAAATTGTAACACCATGGATGCGCATTGGCAATAACAAAAATGTCCAAATTCACCTCTCATTTGGAGCAACCGAAGCAAAGCCTCCAGACGCAGTTGACGCAATAATGGATGTCACCGAGACAGGAACCACACTGGAGCAAAACCAGCTCAAAATCACAGAAACAGTGATGGAGTCAAGCGCTCACCTAATTGCAAACAAAAACGCACTGCAAGACAAGACAAAGCGAGAAAAGATCTATGACATTCTAACTGTGATGCGTGGCGCAGTACAGGGAAGAAAATACCTGCACATATATCTAAATGTGGAGGAAAAAAATCTCCCCAAGCTACTATCTAGTTTGCCATCGCTGAAAAGACCTACGGTTAGCCCCCTGAGCCAGAAGGGCTGGTATGGAATAAACACGGTTATCCCCAAATCTGAATTTCACAAAATGATTCCAAAGCTTCGCAAAATAGCTCAAGGATTGGTAGTGCACGAGCCGCGCCAAATATTGGAGCTTGAGGAGATAAAGCGTGATGAAGAGAATTGA
- the hisD gene encoding histidinol dehydrogenase translates to MKIISITKAFSLAQKARKNQNIQAVQAIIRQVEKSGDSALFRFEKKLNGVNLKSLLVSKKEITNAYKLVTKDQIDAITEAKKRLTKTESALKRKLGKITIKTDGTKITKSFEPLDKVGCYVPGGLARYPSSAIMSVVPAKLAGVKSIIVVTPPNKQGKIDPMVLVAADICGANMIFKVGGAHAIAALAFGTKSISKVDKIVGPGGAFVTTAKHLVANAASIDMLAGPTELVILADDSADPKLVALDLVSQAEHSSDTKCQLITTSSILANKVNSEIATLASTISRKEIIQSSLKENGFIAIGKLSDAILLANKIAPEHIQIMTKNPRKVAQKIKTAGLVLIGKNTPSAASDYLLGTNHILPTNQFGRSRGSLSVLDFLKIQTRIESSKPDLQKINKHLKTLTQSENLPNHYGAVRKRI, encoded by the coding sequence ATGAAAATAATCTCAATTACAAAGGCTTTTTCCCTAGCACAAAAAGCTAGAAAAAATCAAAACATTCAGGCAGTCCAGGCAATAATACGCCAAGTGGAAAAAAGCGGGGACTCTGCACTTTTCAGATTTGAAAAAAAACTCAATGGTGTAAATCTCAAAAGTCTCTTGGTTTCAAAAAAAGAAATCACGAATGCGTACAAGCTAGTCACAAAAGACCAAATCGACGCAATAACTGAGGCAAAGAAAAGACTGACCAAAACTGAATCTGCACTAAAAAGAAAGCTAGGAAAAATAACCATAAAAACAGACGGCACAAAAATCACAAAATCCTTTGAACCTCTAGACAAAGTGGGCTGCTATGTTCCAGGCGGCTTGGCAAGATACCCAAGCTCGGCCATAATGTCAGTAGTTCCAGCAAAACTGGCAGGAGTCAAATCTATAATAGTTGTAACGCCACCAAACAAGCAAGGCAAAATAGATCCAATGGTTTTAGTTGCAGCAGATATTTGTGGCGCCAACATGATATTCAAAGTGGGCGGGGCACACGCAATTGCTGCTTTGGCATTTGGTACAAAATCAATATCAAAAGTGGATAAAATTGTAGGACCTGGAGGCGCATTTGTTACTACTGCAAAGCATCTTGTAGCTAATGCTGCTTCAATTGACATGCTTGCAGGCCCAACTGAGCTGGTAATACTTGCAGACGACTCTGCAGATCCCAAACTGGTTGCACTGGATCTTGTTTCCCAAGCAGAGCACAGCTCTGACACGAAATGTCAGCTAATAACAACGTCATCTATATTGGCAAATAAGGTAAACTCTGAAATTGCAACACTTGCATCTACTATATCGAGAAAAGAAATAATCCAATCAAGCTTGAAAGAAAACGGGTTTATTGCAATAGGGAAACTCTCTGACGCTATATTGCTTGCAAACAAGATTGCCCCAGAACACATACAAATCATGACAAAAAATCCACGTAAAGTAGCCCAGAAAATCAAGACTGCAGGCCTAGTACTGATTGGGAAGAACACCCCCTCTGCGGCAAGTGACTATCTGCTTGGAACAAACCACATCTTGCCTACTAACCAGTTTGGACGCTCCAGAGGCTCGCTATCGGTGCTTGACTTTCTTAAAATTCAAACTCGTATAGAATCATCAAAGCCTGATCTGCAAAAGATCAATAAGCATCTCAAAACCCTGACACAATCGGAGAATCTGCCAAACCACTATGGCGCAGTAAGGAAAAGAATATGA